The Pempheris klunzingeri isolate RE-2024b chromosome 1, fPemKlu1.hap1, whole genome shotgun sequence genome includes a region encoding these proteins:
- the LOC139199707 gene encoding immunoglobulin-like domain-containing receptor 1 → MRTLLPGAILLLSLLKVAVCIQVNVPQQERSTALFASVTLRCDFTTSANIQDVLVTWKFKSFCKDPVLEFYSTAYQSALQLGQDPANDCPDRQRTVRTVIQKRGTNEPTLGSEYRERRITIQNKADLVITEVMWWDNGVYFCTVNAAGDTSGDSDKEIKLIVYHWLTVLFIIIGALLLILLFCICCCQCCPQKCCCYVRCPCCPQQCCCPEKAVMQHRMMKEAQRAMAPWLGGQPVYGPMSNASSQMNPLLYSGSVSGKSIPMKPIPLPPPQSSAYSMPPPSMHGNHTPANQMLDYLENQVRGMDMTSPLMQPPHPQHMQQIPPPPQHMPTTVPFSPGPPSMISALDDGPTERRVITLPPIREQQPVRIPPPAPKTRPPSSSESSRSGFVRRDERGAAGRRYPSPPRSRGGHRSYSMESLDERGRSTARGGVDHPRSRSRDDLFDSRSRGNYSPPASRRSGGGSWSSDDEGSSRRGGDGGRRGGGGWADKPPSYSEYEPGHKPGARRNERYSDKSSRSGTSVII, encoded by the exons ATGAGGACGCTGTTACCTGGTGCGATCCTCCTGCTGTCGCTCCTGAAAG TGGCGGTGTGCATTCAGGTGAATGTTCCTCAGCAGGAGCGCAGCACGGCTCTGTTTGCCTCAGTGACCCTACGCTGTGACTTCACCACCTCAGCTAACATCCAAGATGTTCTGGTCACCTGGAAGTTCAAGTCCTTCTGCAAGGACCCTGTCCTGGAGTTCTACTCCACAG CGTACCAGTCTGCACTACAGTTGGGACAGGACCCAGCCAATGACTGTCCAGATCGTCAGCGGACAGTGCGTACAGTGATCCAGAAGAGAGGAACCAACGAGCCGACGCTGGGATCGGAGTACCGTGAGCGCAGGATCACCATCCAAAACA aggCGGACCTGGTGATCACCGAGGTGATGTGGTGGGACAACGGCGTGTACTTCTGCACTGTCAACGCTGCTGGAGACACCTCTGGAGACTCTGACAAAGAAATCAAACTCATTGTTTACC ACTGGTTGACGGTGTTGTTCATCATCATTGGAGCCCTCCTTCTGATCCTCCTCTTCTGTATCTGCTGCTGCCAGTGCTGCCCTCAGAAATGCTGCTGCTATGTTCGCTGTCCCTGCTGCCCACAGCAATGCTGCTGTCCTGAAAAAG CGGTGATGCAGCATCGTATGATGAAGGAGGCGCAGAGGGCCATGGCTCCCTGGCTAGGGGGACAGCCGGTATATGGACCAATGAGCAACGCCTCCTCCCAGATGAACCCACTGCTCTACTCAG GGTCTGTTTCAGGGAAGAGCATTCCCATGAAGCCTAtcccactccctcctcctcagtcttCAGCTTACAGCATGCCTCCTCCCAGCATGCATGGCAACCACACCCCAGCCAATCAGATGCTTGATTACCTGGAGAACCAGGTGAGAGGGATGGACATGACCAGTCCTCTGATGCAG CCACCTCATCCTCAGCACATGCAGCAGATCCCGCCCCCTCCCCAGCACATGCCCACCACCGTCCCATTTTCCCCCGGCCCCCCCAGCATGATCTCTGCCCTTGATGATGGCCCAACAGAGCGCCGCGTCATCACACTCCCACCGATAAGAGAGCAGCAGCCCGTCAGAATCCCACCTCCTGCACCCAAGACTCGGCCCCCGAGCTCCAGCGAGAGCAGCCGCAGCGGCTTTGTCCGCCGTGATGAGCGAGGAGCAGCGGGCAGGCGCTACCCCTCGCCCCCCCGGTCCAGAGGTGGTCACAGGAGCTACAGCATGGAGTCACTGGATGAGCGGGGTCGCAGCACGGCGCGAGGAGGCGTGGACCACCCCCGGTCCCGGTCCAGGGATGACCTGTTCGACAGCAGGTCCAGAGGAAACTACTCCCCTCCTGCATCACGGCGCTCGGGAGGAGGGTCCTGGAGCTCAGATGACGAGGGCAGCAgtaggagaggaggagacggagggaggagaggaggcggaggCTGGGCTGACAAACCCCCCAGCTACTCTGAGTACGAACCTGGACACAAACCAGGAGCACGGAGGAATGAGCGTTACTCT GACAAGAGTTCTCGCAGTGGCACCAGCGTCATCATCTGA
- the tmem39a gene encoding transmembrane protein 39A: protein MPGGRRGPSRQQLSRSALPSLQTLVGGNLGNGTGLRNRSSNSVGLSAPPLSALITPEPVRHSRIPELPLDSSLLFEFLLFLYLLVALFVQYINIYRTVWWYPYSHPAASTSLNFHLMDYHLAIFITVMLARRLVWTIVSEVSQSSGGSLLRYVVLIAARLSLLTMCGWVLCWTLVNLCKNHSVLNLLFLGYPFGVYVPLCCFHQEGGKSQTAPADCDYPADHQQTDLTETPFFRPRDFLFLLRENLREQFSSPPHMPIHTCPPHTHSHTPELIRAEVEELKSDFNRRIKEVLFNSLFSAYYVAFLPLCFVKSTQYYDMRWSCEHLIMVWINAFVMLMSQLLPPSYCDLLHRSAAHLGRWQKLEHGSYSNAPQHLWSESTIWPQGVLVRHSRCLYKAVGPYNVALPSDVSHARFYFLFHKPLRILNLLIWIESSVVLYQLYSLLRSERWNHTLSLGLILCCNYYVLFKLLRDRIVLGKAYSYPLSSNSLGLKSQ from the exons ATGCCAGGAGGTCGCAGGGGtcccagcagacagcagctaagTCGCTCTGCTCTGCCGTCCCTGCAGACTCTGGTCGGAGGCAACCTCGGCAATGGTACAGGCCTCAGGAACAG GAGCAGTAACTCGGTGGGTCTGTCTGCTCCCCCCCTCTCGGCCCTCATTACTCCGGAGCCGGTCCGCCACTCGAGGATCCCTGAGCTGCCATTGGACAGCAGCCTGCTGTTCGAGTTCCTGCTCTTCCTTTATTTGCTGGTGGCCTTGTTTGTCCAGTACATAAACATCTACAGGACTGTCTGGTGGTACCCTTACAGCCACCCTGCGGCCTCTACCTCGCTt AACTTTCATCTAATGGACTACCACTTGGCCATCTTCATCACAGTCATGTTGGCCAGGAGGCTTGTTTGGACTATAGTTTCAGAG GTGTCTCAGAGTAGCGGTGGATCACTGCTCCGCTATGTGGTTCTGATCGCAGCTCGGCTCAGCCTGCTGACCATGTGTGGCTGGGTGCTCTGCTGGACGCTGGTCAACCTCTGCAAGAACCACTCTGTGCTTAACCTGCTCTTCCTTGGATACCC GTTTGGTGTGTACGTCCCGCTTTGCTGTTTCCAtcaggagggagggaaaagcCAAACGGCACCGGCTGACTGCGACTACCCAGCCGACCACCAGCAGACCGACCTAACGGAGACCCCATTCTTTCGACCCCGcgacttcctcttcctgctaCGAGAGAACCTCAGAGAACAGTTCTCCAGCCCCCCGCACATGCCTATTCATACCtgcccaccacacacacactcacacacaccagagttGATTcgagcagaggtggaggagctgaagagcgACTTCAATCGCCGAATCAAGGAAGTGTTGTTCAACTCGCTGTTCAGTGCTTACTACGTAGccttcctgcctctctgctttGTCAAG AGCACCCAGTACTATGACATGCGCTGGTCATGTGAGCATCTGATCATGGTGTGGATCAATGCATTTGTGATGCTGATGAGTCAGCTGCTCCCCCCCAGCTACTGCGACCTGCTCCATCGCTCGGCGGCTCACCTGGGCCGCTGGCAGAAACTGGAGCACGGCTCGTACAGCAACGCACCTCAGCATCT GTGGTCAGAAAGTACCATTTGGCCTCAGGGGGTGTTGGTACGACACAGTCGATGTCTGTATAAGGCAGTCGGTCCCTATAATGTCGCTCTGCCCTCCGATGTTTCCCATGCAAGGTTTTAT TTCTTGTTCCACAAGCCATTGCGGATCCTGAACCTGCTGATCTGGATCGAGTCCAGTGTGGTTTTGTACCAGTTATACTCTCTGCTGCGCTCTGAGCGCTGGAACCACACTTTGTCTCTGGGCCTTATTCTCTGCTGCAACTACTACGTCCTTTTTAAACTGCTCCGAGACCGCATCGTGCTGGGCAAAGCCTACTCCTACCCTCTGTCCTCCAACAGTTTGGGGCTCAAGTCACAGTAA